Sequence from the Drosophila innubila isolate TH190305 chromosome 3L unlocalized genomic scaffold, UK_Dinn_1.0 0_D_3L, whole genome shotgun sequence genome:
GttaaatatgatattaatttattacagaGCCCAGCCCGGCACATGTCAGTCATCCGCATCCCATGCTGGCCATTAGCCATACccatagcagcagcagcggaagTGGAAGTTTCGAACGTACGCCGAGTGAGACGGAGGGGGTCACAGATCTGCAGACGTCACAGTCGACGGCCGTCATGGGATCGAAGAGGAATCGCGTGCTAACGCGACAACCGCGTGTCAAACGGGATAGCGACAGTATGTCATCAACTAATCAAATATCGCCGGATACGGCAGCAACGACCCTGGACTTTGATCCGTTCAATGCTGCGGGAACGACCACGGCTAGGGATTACTCcacgcatcatcatcatcatcaggcTCAGCATCATCaggctcatcatcatcatcatcaacatcatctgTTGACAGTACCGCCTCGCATTGAGCGGCATGCATCGGAGCCTGCTCCAAACCGGGCACCTGGGAGCCCACATCTGCTCAGCGTACCGAGCAGCACACCATATCTGGTTAAGCAGCATTCGGATCCACTTCTGCCGCGTCAGCATTCGTTGCACGGCACCAGCTCCGGCGGTATTACGGGTAGCAATCCTTTTGCCCCATTGCATCGTCAATACTCGCATCCGTTGTCCGGATCTAATGCTGGTTATGTGCCACCTGCGGCCCTGAATCATCCACATCATATCTCGTTGCCCGAGTCAATTTATGCCTCTGGATCGCCGCCGCCAGCTGGATCTTCACAGTACCTGGTCCCAGCCCGTGTCGTGACGTGCACAGCCTCGTCAAGTGAGACCGCAGCCACGCCTACAAACTCGAGTGGCACGCCCGTATCGGTTGTAACATcacccacggcaggactcaaCAGTAGCAGCAGTCGCCAGCCGTTCTCGCCCACCTACGGAGGCAGCACGGAGCCGACTCCCATTCCGGAAAGACGCTCACCGCACTCACCACTGACGAACGTCATCGAGCGTGGCAATGTCAAGGTCGAGGCAGCCAATGGAGGCGGCAACAAGCTGCGTAGCTCCAAGTCAACTGGCAGCAGTAGTAGTCACTTGCATCCCGGCCAACCGACGACGAGCAGTTCATTTGAGCATTTGCCCACGCTGCGCGTGAAGAACGAGGAGCTGCAGCGATCGGTGTCATCTCCACAGGTATTCTTATCTCATATCCTTGTCCATACTGATTCCCTGTACAAATTGCCAcaaataatactaagaataccTTCATTTGATaacaaaataaacgaaaacaGAACGAAAACAAGTgagaaaggctatagtcgagatcccgaccataggatacccgttacttgtttctatatatatatatgtataagtactttaaagaaattacttgtattacttcgaaaacattaaatcgccatagctgccgttctacttgtccgatcttgatgcgattcagtgggacaAGAGATAATACTAtgagataacgttaattaccataaaaaacgtaTAATCTTATCATAGAAAagtgtgggtgtggtggttttatGCGATTTGCGGGGTGGAGGGGGGCGtgtcttaaaatttaaattaacttgatctgcgtaaggagtataaaaagtaatttggAAATCAAAATCAGGATGGATAAAGAATTCTttcaaacatttatatttttttttgtaaaaattcagTCAATTTAGCTGTTATGTTCTCAGTTCAAAGAGTACCAGACTTTATTTCATAgctttttaactaaaaaattttgattctgtgaataataactttttaaaaataatatattcgattaatatatgaaatacttattggttttttgagatatttcgaccaatctgacacaatatacaaTGTACATcggggctggtattatacatactggcaaaatttggttcagatcggttcatatatatagctgccatagaaacaatcgttcgaaaatcaacttttagtacagagtacctgggcacagggtatcctactgtcgagcgtgcccGACTGTAGCCGCCCACTTGTTTGTTCATAAGTTTTGTAGACGGTTTTCGTAATTACATTTTCTAAGCatagcttttctttttttttattcattgtaTGGTgtctataaaattatttttatttctttttttaaatttgcttttgaattttgtacaaaaatgtTCGATATTCGTATGAGATTAACAGTAaacttatatattatattttttgttcagACCCAGCGAGAAATCATAACCTTGGAGAATCCACGTTCTAGTCATTGCCCCGTCATTCGTCCTGGTCCAGCGCTTGGCTGCAACTTCTGTTGGAATACCATCGATGGACATGGTCGCATTTTGCGCCGCAAAACGAAATACCACTGTCCCGAGTGTCAAACGAATTTATGCATCGTGCCCTGTTTTCAGGAGTACCACGAGCGGCTCAATAACGAGGCAGCCGCTGCAGGCAGCAGCGAGAATCAAGTAAACGCCGGcggcaccagcagcagcagcggtggCAGCAAGGGAACCTCCTACGTTTCTGCGGGTGGTGCTGGTGGCCGGGTTTATACTAAAACCGAATCGATATAAGCCGCACCGTGGACTCGAGTGCATCATTTGGCTTacacatttgtatttgtggcAGGACGAACCATTCCTCAATGGGCGTTTGccgaatttgttgtttgtcgcCAGGACAGGTGCGCTGTAGTGTGCGATTAACGTCAACAGCAGCGCATTTCATCCTGCatcgaaatttttaattgtcacAGTCCCACTGCACTGGACTGACTACGAAATGTATCTGTTCCCAGTACAAGGACTGTTCACGCGCTATCAAGTGcagcaaaatttgttttgtacaCTGCGCCAACTGGACGCAGTGTTGTAAAGTACGCACATACATGCATCCATGtgtacacacatacttacaaacgtacacgtgtgtgtgtgtatgcaggTGGGAACACATTTTTAAGGTAATCACAGCGTAGCTAActgtaaatttattgttacGTACGAATGTATGtactcacatacatacatatatttgtaaagtcttgtacaaaatatatgaaaagaaatacaaaaaaaagagagataaTGAAATAAAGCGTCAGCTGTGCGATTAAATTATGTGTACAACTAAAGAAGCTCGAATTAACAGTTAGGAATTCAAATGTTCAACTTTTATGGTATGaagacatacatacacacacctaTAGATACATACATCCATATTTAAGTAACTTAATTTcccgccaaaaaaaaataataaaggaGAACAACTTGAATTGAAGGCCACGCTGCGCAGGCGCACGATTTTTTGAATAGGAAATTCACCTGATAACAAACTTTTGTGtcgatatacatatgttttgTATGTGCATTGAGACACTCCCTATATAAGCATACATTTAGTCAAGAAAGTCTTTTGACAAACTAAAAATTCACATAATTGTTTCTTCTTAGGGACCGTAAGGgttacaatattaaaaatattttttgatttttatatttctcaatcagaaaaacaaatttatgaaataatgattcaattttaatttttattataacactcaaaaataaatgttatttttaaatttttgaagcaaacattaaaaatttttttaaattaaaaaattttattttaaaaattgaaaaataactaattgttttaatttttgtaataaattaatattgaaaaaagaatttatattcCGAttcgtaaataaaaataaaatttacaattatttttgatgGCAAAATAAGAgttcaaattcattttaataattaaaaaccattttatGTGCGATCCCtggtattttatatttaaaaatagttaaactcAATGACAACTAtttgttttaactttttctaGGAACCATagataagaataataaaataataaattgttgtatttgattttgttaaaaaacttTCTTGACCAATTGTACGTATGCCATATGTGTATATGCCTGTGTGAATGTGTTGATCAGTAATTTGTAAAATGCGAACcgaataattcaataaaattttgaaaatctatgtttttaaaaaacgatttgattaattaattttgtagggCAAGAGTACAAAATGATACAGGAATTTAAGAAACCCAACAAACTCAGACAGATAACAAGTAAACCAAAAACCATAGagaaattttattgactttagTTTTAGAACGAATATTCATGCGAGTTCATAATTAGTTTGAATCTATGTAACTTTAAACATCCGTTATTTGTGTTGGAAAgatttaatgaataaaatttgtttgtagcTCATGAgatactaataaaaaaaaatcatgttgaaaagaaaatgaaaattactgaaaatattcaaattgcaaatgcatattttataaaagttgtcTATTTTCTTATTGGAACCTGAAGCTcgactaaaattaaaagtttcaaCTTTGTGTGTCGTAACGTGGATTATCAATAAATcactgtttttaattttacaagcTCTACATATCGTTTTTATTGATACTTTTTAACTAATTACCATTTCACAAACTGTAGCATTTGTCGCCGAGcatttatttcttcttttctgCGGGAGCATCAAGTGCCTCCGATGGAGGATTAGCATTCCGGAAGTTGGGGAACTGTTCCCACGGTGCCGACAAATCGAATTTGCGGAACTCTTGTGCCAACTCCAAAGGCTCACAGACAACACGCTTTTTCTCATCGTCATAGCGCAGCTCAACATAACCGGACAACGGGAAGTCACGACGTTGTGGATGTCCCTCGAAGCCGTAATCGGTTAGGATGCGACGCAGATCCGGATGATTGGCAAAGAAGACACCATACATGTCCCAAATCTCACGCTCATACCAGTTGGCCGCCTTGTGCACTTCACAAGCTGAATCCAGAGGAGTCAGCTCATCCGTGTATGTCTTGACGCGAATACGGGCGTTGAAGCGCAGcgacaacaaattataaataacctCAAATCGATATTTGCGACACGGAACATCCATGCCGGCAATATCTATCAAATTGGTAAACTGCGCCTGATGATGATCCTTCAGGAACTGCAGCACGGGCACAACACCCTCCGGTGCAATCAGCACCTCCAGTTCATCCCCAGCGGTCAGTTGAACCTTTTGCACGTACTTTGGCATACACTCGGCTACATAGCGACCAAAATCCGATAGACTGGTACGAGCTGCAGCGTCTGGTTTGCGCACAGTAGCTGCCAAgcaagaaacaaaacaatgcTGAGCCCGTAAAATTTACAACTAATTCGTATCTCTTACGTTTCTCTGGTGCTTTGGCATCAACGGCCGCCGTGCTTGCCAATCGCAGAGCAGCTGTTCCAGCGGGTACCACTAAGTAAAGAATCTGATTAATTAGTGTCCTAATTGAGGTGTACAGAACGTAGGGTAGTTACCATGCCTGGCCGACAAAGCGGCCGTAGCAATTCTGGCACTCAGATTCCGAATTAATGCTGCCATACGCTcgattaaactaaatatttaagtgcAAATCCAATAATCTGCacacaaattttatgtaataacAAAACGTCAAGAAGCCAGTGTTGAAAAGCGAGTTTTTATTCAGTGAACTAGATCGATCAATTGAAATCACAGACTTCTCTTTATTATAtatcttgaaaaaaataatttacaaaaatgtgtttgaaataaaattatttgcataattaatgaCTTGTAATTAACGTTGCCCAGTAAATTATACAGTTgtaatgaacaaaatgaacTTGTTCCGTCCCGGACTCCACTATTGAACCGCAAAGCAAATGCAGAGTTACCATAAACTTTGCAGTATATTTccaaatatatgttttattcAACATTGCTAGTTGCATAGTTTTTCTATTAAACACACTTATTTCActctatatg
This genomic interval carries:
- the LOC117787802 gene encoding longitudinals lacking protein, isoforms N/O/W/X/Y isoform X1, which produces MSVQQFCLRWNNHQPNFISVCSSLLHNGTLVDVTLAAEGRQLQAHKIVLSACSSYFQALFTTNPCQHPIVILKDVQYDDLKTMVDFMYYGEVNVSQEQLPHILKTAEMLKIKGLAEMPTDPANLTKSDSKSSSEATELLGQAGANVAGTSTSAAASSLGAASASSSAGDSLWSSSEAQQFQQHHQQQLQQQLQQQQAQQQQQQQQQQQQQQAQQQQQQQQQQQQQQHHHHHHHHQGQQQQQQGSQAQSSQTHHHQLRRTPSPLSAGTSPATRRKRLRKSSNNGSGERNNSEDQHSSSLDAAGAAGSAAGLSLAQMSQMSFGTGAGGNSAAALGSLSAHSMHATKLIKEATSTDLEQQPQDSDLDDAHGHIHMQIKPEVDIGSVNQSMPLDISGTTTPSEHDAPNSQSSHSEPSPAHVSHPHPMLAISHTHSSSSGSGSFERTPSETEGVTDLQTSQSTAVMGSKRNRVLTRQPRVKRDSDSMSSTNQISPDTAATTLDFDPFNAAGTTTARDYSTHHHHHQAQHHQAHHHHHQHHLLTVPPRIERHASEPAPNRAPGSPHLLSVPSSTPYLVKQHSDPLLPRQHSLHGTSSGGITGSNPFAPLHRQYSHPLSGSNAGYVPPAALNHPHHISLPESIYASGSPPPAGSSQYLVPARVVTCTASSSETAATPTNSSGTPVSVVTSPTAGLNSSSSRQPFSPTYGGSTEPTPIPERRSPHSPLTNVIERGNVKVEAANGGGNKLRSSKSTGSSSSHLHPGQPTTSSSFEHLPTLRVKNEELQRSVSSPQTQREIITLENPRSSHCPVIRPGPALGCNFCWNTIDGHGRILRRKTKYHCPECQTNLCIVPCFQEYHERLNNEAAAAGSSENQVNAGGTSSSSGGSKGTSYVSAGGAGGRVYTKTESI
- the LOC117787807 gene encoding NADH dehydrogenase [ubiquinone] iron-sulfur protein 3, mitochondrial — translated: MAALIRNLSARIATAALSARHVVPAGTAALRLASTAAVDAKAPEKPTVRKPDAAARTSLSDFGRYVAECMPKYVQKVQLTAGDELEVLIAPEGVVPVLQFLKDHHQAQFTNLIDIAGMDVPCRKYRFEVIYNLLSLRFNARIRVKTYTDELTPLDSACEVHKAANWYEREIWDMYGVFFANHPDLRRILTDYGFEGHPQRRDFPLSGYVELRYDDEKKRVVCEPLELAQEFRKFDLSAPWEQFPNFRNANPPSEALDAPAEKKK